In a single window of the Drosophila miranda strain MSH22 chromosome XL, D.miranda_PacBio2.1, whole genome shotgun sequence genome:
- the LOC108163887 gene encoding LOW QUALITY PROTEIN: hormone receptor 4 (The sequence of the model RefSeq protein was modified relative to this genomic sequence to represent the inferred CDS: substituted 1 base at 1 genomic stop codon) translates to MPGPALWSGIMTLSRGPYSELDKMSLFQDLKLKRRKIDSRCSSDGESIADTSTSSPDLLAPMSPKLCDSGSAGALPLALPLPLPLPLSLPLPMALPLPLPLTTSASAASVAVSVSLAAASASAGAGTGTGSGGGGGTTAASAAHSVSTSISAVASSSTSSLSSTSSSSATSSSSSLSASCPSSSTITITSKAGQAAGSGASIKKEHSEIHSSSSAVTTAAASSAMSPPPTEHQARSSSPPSSEAGGTAGAPSGGSANGGGAGTRATPTPPHNNGGGASSSSNGGGSSRASPDSLEEKPSTTTGQRPHTGPTNGVLSSSTSTFSSGTATASSASSKQSPGEVNLSVIRSVKEERLLTVSTKMLAFHQQREREREQESKAAATAATAAAAAAAAAAGHVTVLVTPSRIKSEPPPPGSPSSTSNTQRERERERERERERDRDRDRDRERERERERDRDRDRDRDRESSSSISSSQQHLSRASPPLGVGQLSHGPLSGSGHGLSTAIVQTHHLHQQLTQPLTLRKNSPPMELQLGQSPQHLLSQSMQHLTQQQQLHLHHLLGQQQQQQQSPHQQQQQQHSPHSLVRVKKEPNAGTHTGTQRHLSPHHQQQSPHMQHHQQQQQQQQHHQQQQQREPPPQALALMHSSLSLRHPNRDAAILFRVKSEVHQQVAVGLPHLMQSAGGAAAAAAVAAQRMVCFSNARINGVKPEVIGGPLGNLRPVGGGVGGVGGNGGSVQCPSPHPSSSSSSSQLSPQTPSQTPPRGTPTVIMGESCGVRTMVWGYEPPPPSSGQGPPHSHPHPHPQQQQQQQQSPHQQQQQQQQQQQQQQQQQHQQQQQQQGGVVSQVQHCLQAALPSPSAGSITPSHSSGGGGSGSGSLTPSGSSSAGPQNNEEAAQLLLSLGQSRIQDMRSRPHPFRTPHALNMERLWAGDYSQLPPGQLQALNLSAQQQWGSSNSSGVGGVGAGGAGGRGGGLDAPHEPTDEDEQPLVCMICEDKATGLHYGIITCEGCKGFFKRTVQNRRVYTCVADGTCEITKAQRNRCQYCRFKKCIEQGMVLQAVREDRMPGGRNSGAVYNLYKVKYKKHKKTNQKQQQQQAAQQQQQQQQQQQQHQQQQQMHSPIHHHHQHQQHQQHQQHHQQHHHNQHQQQLQAQLSPHHLLSPQQQQLAAAVAAAAQHQHQQQQQQQQQQQQQQQQQQQSKLMGGGVDMKPMFLGPVLKSELLQAQPMHSPAQQQQQQQQQQSSPHLSLSSPLQQGQQQQQGQGQGQQHHNHHQHPAGGGAAAQPSLPPHLMNGTILKTALTNPSEIVHLRHRLDSAVSSSKDRQISYEHALAMIQTLIDCDAMEDIATLPHFSEFLEDKSEISEKLCNIGDSIVHKLVSWTKKLPFYLEIPVEIHTKLLTDKWHEILILTTAAYQALHGKRSSQSGAGSAATGASAGAGAGVGNANNHGSRHGSPASTPTPTQTSMSMSSPAQPLHKDDPEFVSEVNSHLSTLQTCLTTLMGQPIAMEQLKLDVGHMVDKMTQITIMFRRIKLKMEEYVCLKVYILLNKAEVELESIQERYIQVLRSYLQNSSPQNPQARLSELLSHIPEIQAAASLLLESKMFYVPFVLNSASIRXQMLEHGLLPTTNHLPAPAPAPSPTSRGPPAAVTEAVQERQQQQQQQEQSAGAAAVRRRSRSRTTQQAQLRDLPKIKIEIGIPREQQQQQPQLQGRPTSTPTSTSTSTSTSILKTSLLSGAAATLATLTAAAEQIARSSTTANDTAMDYSHSNNSSSSGSGSYHSGNSLEESKRLEHKQLQQQPQQQQQQQQQQQQHQYTSILQTALMSHRPMPAATSSEIAPATATAVATALTKTKTMPTSPTPAHVLKTAVTLANLSEIATARQQKQQLLALQQQQQQKLPRRIINFTSNTATKGLGMGLGAVTGTGTGMATSVTIQLPSATTTATATSTATATLSDKLGHSQSHSQSQSQMANDRTSARLLNGHCSSRTRTGTTSDVATGGLSVAIHTADMHTQTDDELPLLDSAMPQIAPTATATATPSSSSSSSPSTTTSASTSLSSRAAMQQQQWTAVSTTPATGMMMTTTTQQSHATLAPPPRTTRTTTTRTTTARTTSTPAPQNNTNTNTNTNSNNNNNNKNYNNSNNNRNATATATATATPTRGPQRTPATSASVTVVVFKTMLPDD, encoded by the exons GAATTATGACACTGAGCCGTGGCCCGTACAGCGAGCTCGATAAAATGAGCCTTTTTCAAGACCTCAAACTCAAACGCCGGAAAATCGATTCGAGATGCAGCAGTGACGGAGAGTCCATTGCGGACACATCGACCTCGTCGCCGGACCTCCTGGCGCCGATGTCCCCGAAGCTCTGCGACAGCGGCTCAGCCGGCGCGCTTCCCCTAgccctgccgctgccactgccgctgccactgagCCTTCCGCTGCCCAtggccctgcccctgcccctgccactcaCGACGTCGGCCTCGGCCGCGTCGGTGGCGGTGTCCGTGTCCCTGGCAGCGGCGTCAGCGTCAGCGGGagcgggaacgggaacgggatctggaggcggaggcggaacAACAGCGGCATCGGCAGCTCACTCCGTGTCCACGTCCATATCGGCGGTGGCTTCCTCCTCCACATCATCGCTGTCGTCgacgtcctcctcctccgccacATCTTCGTCATCCTCGCTGTCCGCCTCctgccccagcagcagcaccatcaccatcacatCCAAGGCCGGCCAGGCAGCCGGCTCCGGAGCAAGTATCAAAAAGGAGCACTCAGAGATTCACTCCTCCAGCAGCGCGGTGACGACGGCGGCCGCCTCCTCGGCGATGTCACCGCCGCCTACGGAGCACCAGGCGCGATCCAGCAGCCCGCCCTCGTCGGAAGCGGGGGGCACTGCAGGAGCACCCAGCGGAGGATCAGCCAACGGAGGGGGCGCTGGGACGCGGGCCACCCCAACGCCGCCGCATAACAACGGGGGCGGGGCATCCAGTTCGAGCAATGGCGGTGGCAGCAGTCGTGCCTCGCCCGACTCCCTGGAGGAGAAGCCCTCGACGACAACGGGACAGCGCCCCCACACCGGACCCACCAACGGTGTCCTCTCGTCCTCCACCTCCACTTTCTCCTCCGGCACCGCCACCGCCTCCTCAGCCAGCAGCAAGCAGAGCCCGGGCGAGGTCAATCTGAGCGTGATCCGATCCGTCAAGGAGGAGCGCCTGCTCACCGTCTCCACCAAGATGCTCGCCTTCCATCAGCAGCGGGAGCGCGAGAGGGAGCAGGAGAGCAAGgcggcagcgacagcagcgacagcggcggctgcggctgcggcggcAGCGGCCGGGCATGTGACGGTGCTGGTCACCCCGTCACGAATCAAGTCGGAGCCACCGCCACCTGGTTCcccctcctccacctccaATACACAACgagagcgggagcgggagagggagagggagagggaacGAGACAGGGAtcgagacagagacagagaacgggagcgagagcgagagcgggATAGAGACCGGGATCGGGATCGGGATCGCGAATCTTCCTCGTCAATCAGCTCCTCCCAGCAGCATTTGAGCCGGGCCAGTCCGCCCCTGGGCGTGGGTCAGCTCTCCCACGGACCGCTGAGCGGCAGCGGGCACGGGCTGTCCACGGCCATCGTCCAGACGCACCACCTGCACCAGCAACTGACACAGCCGCTGACCCTGCGGAAGAACAGCCCGCCAATGGAGCTGCAGCTGGGCCAGAGTCCGCAGCACCTGCTCAGCCAGTCCATGCAGCACCTCacccagcagcaacagctccaCCTGCATCACCTACTcggccagcaacagcagcagcagcaatcgccccaccagcagcagcagcagcagcactcgcCCCACTCCCTGGTGCGGGTGAAGAAGGAGCCGAATGCGGGAACACACACGGGAACACAGCGGCACCTCTCGCCgcaccatcagcagcagtcGCCGCACatgcagcaccaccagcagcagcagcagcaacagcagcaccaccagcagcagcagcagagagagccgccacCGCAGGCGCTGGCACTGATGCATTCGTCGCTCTCCCTGCGCCACCCCAACCGGGACGCGGCTATCCTCTTCCGGGTGAAGAGCGAGGTGCACCAGCAGGTGGCAGTGGGCCTGCCCCATCTAATGCAGTCCGCGGGcggagcagcagcggccgcggCGGTGGCCGCCCAAAGGATGGTCTGCTTCAGCAACGCGCGAATCAATGGCGTTAAGCCGGAGGTGATTGGCGGCCCCCTGGGAAACCTGCGTCCCGTTGGTGGTGGCGTGGGCGGAGTGGGAGGCAATGGCGGCTCGGTACAGTGCCCGTCGCCGCACccctcgtcgtcgtcctcctcgTCGCAGCTGTCCCCCCAGACGCCCTCGCAGACGCCGCCGCGCGGCACGCCTACCGTCATCATGGGTGAGAGCTGTGGCGTCCGGACCATGGTCTGGGGCTACGAGCCCCCGCCACCCTCATCTGGCCAAGGACCGCCCCACTCCCATCCGCATCCACAtccgcagcaacagcagcagcagcaacagtcgccccaccagcaacagcagcagcagcagcagcagcaacaacagcagcaacagcagcagcatcaacagcagcagcagcagcagggcggCGTGGTCAGTCAGGTGCAGCACTGCCTCCAGGCGGCACTGCCGTCGCCCTCCGCAGGTTCCATCACACCCTCCCACTCGTCCGGCGGCGGTGGATCGGGTAGCGGATCTTTGACCCCGTCGGGGTCGTCGAGCGCGGGGCCGCAGAACAACGAGGAGGCGGCCCAGCTGCTCCTCTCCCTCGGACAGAGCCGCATCCAGGACATGCGGTCGCGCCCCCATCCTTTCCGCACCCCTCACGCCCTCAATATGGAGCGGCTGTGGGCGGGCGACTACTCGCAGCTGCCGCCCGGACAGCTCCAGGCGCTGAACCTCAGCGCCCAGCAGCAGTGGGGCAGCTCCAACTCGTCCGGCGTGGGCGGAGTGGGTGCGGGTGGAGCCGGCGGCCGAGGCGGGGGCCTCGACGCGCCGCACGAGCCCACGGACGAGGACGAACAGCCTCTGGTTTGCATGATCTGCGAGGACAAGGCCACTGGCCTGCACTACGGCATCATCACCTGCGAGGG CTGCAAGGGCTTCTTCAAGCGCACGGTGCAGAACCGACGCGTCTACACCTGCGTGGCGGACGGCACCTGCGAAATAACCAAAGCACAGCGCAACCGTTGTCAGTATTGTCGATTTAAGAAATGCATTGAGCAGGGCATGGTGCTGCAGG CCGTTCGGGAGGACCGCATGCCAGGCGGACGCAACAGCGGCGCCGTCTACAACCTGTACAAGGTCAAGTACAAGAAGCACAAGAAGACGaatcagaagcagcagcagcagcaggccgcccagcagcaacagcagcaacagcaacagcagcagcagcaccagcagcagcagcagatgcaCTCGCCCATCCACcatcaccaccagcaccagcaacatcagcagcatcagcagcaccaccagcagcaccaccacaaccagcatcagcagcaattGCAGGCCCAGCTCTCGCCCCACCACCTGCTctcgccgcagcagcagcaactggcAGCCGCCGTGGCAGCCGCGGCCcagcatcagcaccagcaacagcagcagcagcaacaacaacaacaacaacaacagcagcagcagcaacagtcaAAGCTGATGGGCGGCGGCGTGGACATGAAGCCCATGTTCCTGGGGCCCGTGCTTAAGTCGGAGCTGCTTCAAGCGCAGCCGATGCACAGCCcggcccagcagcagcagcagcaacagcagcagcaatcgtCACCGCATCTGTCCCTTAGCTCGCCCCTGCagcaggggcagcagcagcagcaaggaCAGGGACAGGGTCAGCAGCACCACAACCACCATCAACATCCCGCTGGGGGCGGTGCAGCCGCACAGCCATCGCTGCCGCCGCACCTGATGAACGGCACCATACTGAAGACGGCCCTGACCAATCCCAGCGAGATAGTGCACCTGCGCCATCGGCTGGACTCGGCGGTGAGCTCGTCCAAGGACAGACAAATCTCGTACGAGCACGCGTTGGCCATGATCCAGACTCTGATCGACTGCGACGCCATGGAGGACATCGCCACGCTGCCGCACTTCAGCGAGTTCCTCGAGGACAAGTCGGAGATCAGCGAGAAGCTGTGCAACATCGGCGACTCGATAGTGCACAAGCTGGTGTCGTGGACGAAGAAGCTGCCCTTCTACCTGGAGATCCCCGTAGAGATCCACACCAAGCTGCTGACCGACAAGTGGCACGAGATCCTCATCCTCACCACGGCCGCCTACCAAGCGCTGCACGGCAAGCGCTCCAGCCAATCCGGAGCGGGATCAGCGGCCACGGGAGCGtcagccggagccggagccggagtcGGCAATGCCAACAACCATGGAAGTCGTCATGGCTCACCCGCCTCCACGCCGACGCCCACGCAGACCTCAATGTCGATGTCCTCGCCCGCCCAGCCCCTGCACAAGGACGATCCGGAATTCGTGAGCGAGGTCAACTCCCATCTGAGCACCCTGCAGACCTGCCTGACCACGCTGATGGGCCAGCCCATCGCCATGGagcagctgaagctggacgTCGGCCACATGGTGGACAAGATGACCCAGATCACGATCATGTTCCGGCGCATCAAGCTCAAGATGGAGGAGTACGTCTGCCTCAAGGTCTACATTCTCCTGAACAAAG CAGAAGTGGAACTGGAAAGCATTCAGGAGCGGTATATCCAGGTGCTTCGCTCCTACCTTCAGAACTCGTCGCCCCAGAACCCCCAGGCGAGGCTCAGCGAGCTGCTCTCGCACATACCAGAG ATCCAGGCTGCCGCCAGCCTGTTGCTCGAGAGCAAAATGTTCTATGTGCCCTTCGTGCTCAACTCGGCGAGCATAAGGTAGCAGATGCTTGAGCACGGCCTGCTGCCCACCACCAACCACCTTCCAGCACCAGCCCCAGCACCATCTCCGACTTCACGCGGACCACCGGCTGCAGTTACGGAAGCGGTGcaggagcggcagcagcagcagcaacagcaggagcaGTCAGCAGGAGCAGCGGCAGTGCGGCgcaggagccggagccggacgACCCAACAGGCTCAGCTGCGGGACCTGCCCAAGATTAAGATCGAAATCGGGATCCCcagggagcagcagcagcagcagccgcagttGCAGGGCAGGCCAACATCCACCCCCACGTCAACTTCAACGTCAACGTCCACGTCCATACTGAAGACTTCGCTGCTGAGTGGGGCGGCGGCCACTTTGGCCACCCTCACGGCGGCTGCCGAGCAGATTGCACGATCATCGACCACAGCCAACGACACTGCCATGGACTACtcccacagcaacaacagcagcagcagcggcagcggcagctaCCACAGCGGCAACAGTTTAGAAGAGAGCAAAAGACTTGAGCATAAACAactgcaacaacaaccacagcagcagcaacaacagcagcaacagcaacaacagcatcaATATACATCAATTCTACAAACGGCCTTAATGTCACATCGCCCCATGCCAGCCGCAACATCCTCGGAAATAGCACCAGCAACTGCCACGGCGGTAGCCACGGCATTGACCAAGACCAAGACGATGCCCACGTCACCGACACCTGCCCACGTGCTGAAGACGGCGGTGACATTGGCCAATCTAAGTGAGATTGCCACTGCAcgccagcagaagcagcaattGCTGGcgttgcaacagcaacagcaacagaaactgCCCAGAAGGATAATCAACTTTACAAGCAACACTGCCACAAAAGGATTGGGAATGGGATTGGGAGCGGTAACAGGAACGGGAACGGGCATGGCGACGTCAGTAACCATACAATTGCCATCTGCAACAActacagccacagcaacatcaacagcaacagccacgtTGAGCGACAAGCTGGGTCACAGTCAGAGTCACAGTCAGAGCCAAAGTCAGATGGCAAATG ATCGAACATCGGCGCGGCTGCTCAACGGCCACTGTAGCAGCCGCACCCGCACGGGAACAACTAGTGACGTAGCAACGGGTGGACTATCAGTAGCTATCCACACTGCCGACATGCACACACAGACCGATGATGAGCTGCCACTTTTGGACAGTGCCATGCCCCAGATAGCTCCTacagcaactgcaactgcaacaccatcatcatcatcatcatcatcaccatcaacaacaacatcagcatcGACTTCATTATCATCTCGCGCAGCaatgcagcaacaacaatggaCTGCCGTGTCGACGACGCCAGCAACAGgaatgatgatgacgacgacgacacaaCAATCACACGCAACATTAGCACCACCACCAAGAACCACAAGAACCACAAccacaagaacaacaacagcaagaaCAACATCCACACCAGCACCACAAAAcaataccaataccaataccaataccaacagcaacaacaacaacaacaac